The genomic region GCCTGAACTTCCCGAGCCACACCAGCGCCGCGAAGAACGGGGCGCCGAGCAGCGCGACGACGATGCCTGCCTGCAGTTCGGCCGGGCGCACGACCAGCCGGCCGGCGATGTCCGCCAGCAGCAGCACGATCCCGCCCAGCAACCCGGCGAACGGCACCAGGAACCGGTAGTCGGGGCCGGTGATCCAGCGCGCGATGTGCGCGACCATCAACCCGAGGAACGCGATAGGCCCGCACGCCGCCGTCGCAGCACCCGCGAGCAACGTGATCGCCACGACCCCGACCGTTCGCCCGGTCACGATGTTCACGCCGAGCCCGCGGGCCACGTCGTCACCGAGGTTGAGCAGGTTCAGCGTCGGCAGGTTGACCAGCGCGAGCAGCAGCCCGATGCCGACGAACCCGGCGGCCACCGCGATCACGTTCCAGCCCACGCCCTGCACCGAACCGGCGTTCCAGAACCGCAGCACGTCCAGCGACGCCTTGTCCTGCAACGCCACCGCCGTCGTCATCGCGGCGAGGAAGATCGTGACGCCCTGCCCGGCCAGCGCGAGTGTCAACGGGTTGCCCGCACCCCGCCCGAGACTCGACAACCCGAACACCACCACCCCGGACGCCGCGGCACCGAGGAACGCGAACCACATGTACTGCAACGGGTTCCCGAGCCCGAACAGGTACACCGCCAGCACCACCGCGAACGACGCGCCGGCGTTGACGCCCAGCAGACCGGTGTCCGCGATCGGGTTGCGGGTGTGCCCCTGGATCAACGCGCCGGCGATTCCCAGCGCGAGACCCGCGACCACCGCGAGGACGGTGCGCGGGATCCGCGACGTGTGGATGATCAGCGCGATCTCGGTGAGCCGCTGATCGGTGCCGGGGTCGCCGAACATCCCCTGCCAGACCTCCGCCGGGCTGAGCGCGCGGGCCCCGACCACCAGGGAGAGCACCGCGGCGGCGGCGAGCAGGACCACGAGGAGGACGAGTCCCAGCAGTCTGCGCCTGCGCGGGTCGACGACCGCACCTGCCGGTGCGGGGTCGAGGCCGCGTTGTTCCACCACGATGCTCACAGGCGGCTACGTTAGCTCACCCTTACCTAAGTGCTTCACAGGTGCCGATCACTTGACCGCGTGCCGGGCCTCGATCGCCTTGACGGTCGTGGCCAGCGCGGCGCCCAGCGTCTGCTTGGCGAACAGGCCCAGCACGAACCCGATCAGCTTGCCCTTGGGGTTCTTGCCGTCGCGCACCACCTCGGCGTGCACGATGGTCGTGCCGTCGGCCTGTCGCGTGAAGGTGTAGGTGTGGCCGGACGCGCCGCCCCACACGTTCGACTCGACGGTGGTGAGCACGACGTGGCTCAGGTCGGACCAGTCGTAGTGCAGGCGTTCCCAGACACCACCCTTGCCCTCGGTCACGTCGGCGAACGTGTCGCCGCGGTCGTGCACCACCAGGCCGGCGTCGGAGCTGTTGGGGAAGAGCTCCTCACGGCCGGGCCCGAAGTCGGTGAGCCCGGCGACGAACTGCTCGGGCGTCGCGGTGGTCGGCTGCTGGAGGCGGATCGTGGACACTTCGTGTGCTCCTCAGGTCGTTGGTGACAGGAGCAAGGTTCGTCCGTTCGCGCCTCCGTCGCCCCAGGGAGACACCCTGGTCCCCGGTCAGCCCGTGAGCCCCAGTCCCCGGCGCAGCGCCTCGATCTCGTCGGCGAACATCCGGCGCGAGACCTGTGCGTTCTCGACGAGGCTCGACCCGTGGAACGTCCCGGGATACAACCGCAGCTCGGCCTGAACACCCGCGTGCGACAGCCGGCGCGCGTACTCGATGCCCTCGTCGCGCAACGGGTCGAACTGGCACACGGTCACGAACGCGGGCGGCAACCCGGCCAGGTCGGTCGCGCGGGCAGGTGCCGCGTAGGGCGAGACCTCTGTTGTTCCGCCGAGGTAGCTGGCCCAGCTGAAGATCGCATTGGGACGGTTCCACAGCGGCGTGTCGACGTAGTCGCGCATCGACTCGGTGTCGAGCCGGTCGTCCAGCTCCGGGATGCCGAGCAGCTGGAAGCACAACGCGGGCCCGCCGCGGTCACGCGCCAGCAGCGCGACACCGGCCGACAGCCCACCGCCCGCGCTCTCCCCGGCCACGCCGATCCGGTCCGGGTCGACACCGAGCTCGGAGGCCTTGGCGGCGAACCACTCCAGCGCCGCGTAGCAGTCCTCGACCGGCGCGGGGAACGGGTGCTCCGGTGCCAGCCGGTAGTCCACGGACACGACGACCACGCCCAGCTCGTCGACCATGCGCAGCACGGAGGAGTGGAACATGTCGAGGTCGCCGACGATGAACCCGCCGCCGTGGACGTACAGCAGTCCGGGCACGGGCTCGGTGGTTCCTGTTGGTGTGTAGATCCGCACCGGGACGTCCGGTGCGCCGGCCGGGCCCGGCACGGTGGTGTCGCGGACGTCGATCGGGTTCGCGGGCTCGTACGTCGGCATGGCGGCGAGGAGCTCGGACTGGCCGGCGCGGGCGGCCAGCAGGCCCTCGTGGTCGGTGAAGCGGACCGCGGGCAGCATGTCGAGCCAGGGGACCAGCTCGGGGTCGATGGCGTAGCTCATGCACCGATCATGGAGCTGCTCCAGCTCCGGCGGCAGCCGACACGTGGCGGGGGATCGGGGGATCGCGGCAGCCAGGTGGCGGGTGGGGGCGTGCGGCGCGGCGTTCGCTCGCTTCCGGCGCGGTCTGCGCGGCGTGGCGGTGGCTGGCGTGGCCTGTGCGGGCGGCGTTGGCGCGCGTGGCATGTGCGGCGCCGTGGTGGCCCGCGTGGCGTGTGCCGGCCTGCGCGTGGCCTGTGCAGCGCGGCCGTGGCCGGCGCGTGGCGTGTGCCGGCCTGGGGTTCGCCCGCTCCCGTCGCGTGCGTGTGCCGGTCCGGCGTTCGGCCCTCCTGCCGTGACGCTGCCGGTGCGCGGCCGGCGTTCGTCACCTCCTCCCGCGGCGCGGCAGGGCTATCGTGGCGGGATGAAGGGCCTGCTGCTGCGGCTGTCCGGGTTGGACGCCGATGCCGAGAACGCCGTGCGGGTGATCGGGTTCTTCGACCGCCTGATCACCGAGCGCGCCGGTCTCGACGCCCTGGTGCACAGCACGGCCGAGCTGGCCGGCTGCCCGGTCGGGGTGAGCGCGCCGGGGCAGGGTCTGTCGCTGCGCGCGGAGCCGGGTGCCGCGGTGAGTGCCGGGCCGGTGCCGGTGCGGGCCAGGGTCCGTGCGCTGGAGGGTGGCGCGCGGGTGTGGGTGGCGCGTGACGGGGCGCCGGTGCCGTTGGACGACATGTTGCTGGAGCGGTTCGCGATCGCCGCGGCGGTGTTGCTGGACCACTCCAGCGTGCCGTTGCCGGAGCTGGGCGATCCGGCGCTGGTGGAGCTGGTGCTGTCGGAGGGGGTCGGCACGGCGGAGCGGTCGCGGGCGTTGCACCTGCTCGGGATCGGGGCCGCGACGACGTTGCGGGTGCTGGCCGCGAACGGTGAGGTGCCCGGCCGGTCGGTGGTGCTGGGGGACGTCCGGGCGGTGCTGGGCGTGGACGTGCCCGCGGTGGACGGTGTGCGGGTCGGGGTCGGGCCGCTGGTGCCGGCGATCGAGGCGGCGCGGTCGTGGCAGGGTGCGCTGAAAGCGTTGCGGTACACGGCGGACACCGAACCGGTGGTGTGGTGGGAACGGCTCGGCGGGCTCGCGCTGGTGGCCGACCGGGTCGAGGTGGCGGACATTGGGGCGCTCGACGACGTCCGCGCGCTCGACCGGCTGGCGGCCGAACCGCACGGGGCGGACACGGTGGCGGCGCTGGACGCGTTGTGCGCCACCGGTTCCGTGCGCAAGGCGGCCGGGGTGCTGCACCGCCACCACAGCACGATGACGGCACGGCTGGCCCGCGCCGAGTCGGTGCTCGGGTTCGAGCTCGACTCGGCGGGCGGGCGGTTCCGGCTGCACCTGGCGTTGCTGCTGCGCCGGTTGCGCGACAACAGTTCTAGCTGAAGAACTCGGTGAGCGCGCGTGCGACGAGGTCGGGCTGCTCCTCGGCGAGCCAGTGGCCGGAACCGTCGACGCCGACGACCTCGAACTGGTTCGCCACGTTCGGCAGCGCGCCGAGGAACTGGTCGTAGGACGAGACCGACGCGAGCCCCAGCACCGGTGGCGTGAGCTTGGCGTAGGTCTTGCCGTCCGCGATGTCCTGGTGGAACGCCTGGTACCAGCCGTTGCTCGCGCGGATCGCGTCCGGTGAGTTGTACGACCGGGCGTAGATCTGGCGGGACCGCTCGTCGATCGCGGCCGGGGTGAACGCGGTGTTCGCGAACAGCCAGTCGATCAGATGGCGGAACCGGCCTGCCAGCAGCTGCTCGGGCAGCGCCAGGACCTGGTTGAACGCGAACCACCACAGGCTGAATCCGCCCGGCGGCGGGAGCAGCGGGATGTGGTAGAAGCTCTCGTCGGGGTGCAGGACGTCCATGAACGCGACCTTGTTCGTGGCGTCGGGGAAGTTCGCCGCGTACGCGAACGCCACCATGCTGCCCAGGTCGTGGCCGACGACGTCGACCTTGCCGTACCCGAGGTGGCGGACCAGCTCGCGGATGTCGGTGGCCATCGTCTTCTTGTCGAACCCGCCCTGCGGCTTCTCCGACCCGCCCATGCCGCGCAGGTCGACCGCGATCACCCGGAACTTCGTCGCGAGCGCGGGCATGATCTTGTGGTAGAGCCACCACGTCTGCGGCCACCCCGGCAGCAGCACCAGCGGCTCCCCGCGGCCACCGGTGACGTAGTGCAGGCGCACCCCGTTGACCTGCGCGTAGTTGTGCTTGAAGCCCGGCAGGCTCGGTTCTGCGTGCTTGGCTTCGGCGCTCTCCGCGTTCGCCGTCCCGGCGCCCACCCCTGTGCCCGCGGCGAGTGCGGCGCCCAGTGCGAAGACGCCGCGTCTGTTCAGCTCCATCGTCCCTACCCCCACATCGCGTTGCTCGGCGCGGACATCCGAACAAGCGGCGCTCGAAGACCGCTGGAACCGGTCAGTGCGCGTGCAGGTCCTCGGTGCTCCACGGCGGCAGCGGGTCGTCGAAAGCGGCCCAGGTGGCGGGGTCGGCCAGCTCGGCGTCGGTCAGCAGGGCGGGGTCGAGGCGGCGGCGTGGTTCGTCGAGGTCGAGGCCCACGCCGATGAACACCAGCTCCTGCCGCGGCTGCTCGTCTTCGATCAACTGGCCGGGTTCGAGCGTGAGGTTGGGACCGGCCTGCGACCACACGGCGAGCACGTCCGGACGGGTTGCGATGTGGCAGAAACCCTTGCTGCGCAGCGGTTTGTCCCATGTTTCCAAGGCGGTGACCAAGCGGCCGGGGTGAAACGGGCGGTCCGCGCGGTAGGTGACCGACCGGATGCCGTACTCCTCGGTCTCCGGGGTCTGCGTGCCGGCCAGCTCCTGGGCCCAGCCGGGGGACTGGGCGGCGGTGATCGGGTCGTACCGCCCGGTGTCGAAGACCTTGTCGAGGTTGATGGCGCCGTGTCGGGTGTGCAGCCGTTCTGCTGCGGGGTTGAGACGCTTGAGCAGGGCGTCGAGCGCCGCGAGCTCGGCCTCGGTGACCAGATCGGTCTTGTTGACGACCAGCAGGTCGGCGAACTCGACCTGGTCCACCAGCAGGTCCGAGATCGTGCGCTCGTCCTCCTCGACGGCGCCCAGCTCGCGTTCGTCCAGTCGGTCACCCGCCCTGAGCTCGCGCAGGAACCCGGCCGCGTCGACGAGCGTGACCATCGTGTCGAGGCGCGCGTGGTCGGACAGGCTGGTGCCGTCCTCGAACGTCCACTCGAACGTCGCCGCCACCGGCATCGGTTCCGAGATCCCGGTCGACTCGATGAGGATCGCGTCGAACCTGCCCGACCTGGCCAGCTCGCCGACGCTCTCCAGCAGGTCCTCCCTGAGCGTGCAGCAGATGCAGCCGTTCGTCAGCTCGACCAACCGCTCGGTCGTCCGGTCGAGCGTGCCCTGACCGCTGACGAGCGCGGCGTCGATGTTGACCTCGCTCATGTCGTTGACGATCACCGCCACCCTGCGCCGCTCGCGGTTGGCCAGCACGTGGTTGAGCAACGTCGTCTTGCCGGCACCGAGAAACCCCGACAACACCGTCACGGGCGTGCGCATCACACCTCCTCCTCGTGCCACTCACCGAACGGGTCCACGAAGTCGAGCTCGTCCGCCAACGCGAGCTCCTCGTCCGTGACCACCGCCGCCTCCAGCGCCTCGGTGATGCTCCGCGGGTCCTTCGTGGTGATCACGACCAGCTCCTGGCTCTTGCCCTGGGGCCACGCCCCGAGGTTGCCCACCCGCAACCCACCACCCGCCGACTCCAGCCACAACGCCTCGTCGGGCTGACTCACCACCCACACCCGCCCCCGCGTGCGCACCACCCCGTCGAGCAACACGTCCACCGCCTTGTGCAACCGCATCGGGTGAAACGGCCGCTTCTCGCTGAAGCACACGAGCGACACTCCGTGCCGCGGCACCCGCGGCGGCTCCCCGTGCAGCAACGACCCGAACCCGTCGTCGAACCCGCCGCGCCGCGCGTTCTCCGGGATGTCGTTGAGCAACGCACCGGCGTCTAGCTTCGCGAGGTTCTGCCGTGGCGCCAACGGGTTGAGCCGGTCGAGCACCGCCTCCGTCACCGCGTCGGGCTGTTCGGTGAGCACCAGCGCGTCCGCGAACTCCGCCTGCCCCACGACGACCTGCGCGACCGTCCGCTCGTCCTCGGCAGCAGCCTTCATCCCCCGCTCGTCGAGCGTCTCCCCACCTGTCGCGTCGTCGAGCCACGTCCGGGCGTCGACGACCGTGATCACGGCCTCGACCCGAACCTCGGTCCCGCTGAGCGCGAAGCAGACCGCCTCGGGCTCCAGCATCGGGTCGAGGTGCACGACCACCCGCGCGTCGAGGCTTTCGAGCAACGGCACCAGGTCCAGCCTGAGCGTGCACGACACGCACCCGTGCGCCAGCTCCAGCACGGTCAGCCGACCGTCGACCCACCGCTTGACCACGCCGTCGGCCAGGGCGGTGAGGTCGTGGCGGACCAGCACGGAGTCCGGTGACGCGCGCCAGAGCTCGTCGGCGACGTCGTGCTGCGTGAACCCGGCTACCAATACGACCCTCGCTGCCATGGCGGGGAGCGTATCTGACAATGATTATCGTTCGCGAAAGTGGGCACCTCAGCTCAACCGCATGATCGTCTCCTCCACCTCCCCCTGTCTCCCGTTCGCAAACCCCGCGTCGGTCCCCACCACCTCGAACCCGGCCTTCTCCAGCACCCGCCTCGACCCCGCGTTGTCGCTCGCCACCCGCCCGTACACCGGCCGATCCGGCACGACCTCCAGCAGCAACCGCAAAGCCGCGCTCGCCACCCCCTGCCCCCACGTACCGCGGTCGATCCAGTAGGTCACCTCCAGGTCGCCCTCCACGACAAAGCTCGCGACGGTCCCCACGAACCGCCCGTCGGCCAGCACGGCCCGGTTGGTGACGTCGGTCCGCCCCAGCACCTTGCGCATGTGGGCGTCGAACGCCGCCCGGTCGTCCGGGTCGGCAGCGGTGAAGGCGGCCATGCGCACCGACTCCGGATCCCGCATGAACTCGAACAGAGCGTCCAGGTCGGACTCTTCGATCTCTCGCAACGTCACCTCAGGCATGGGTTCAACGTAGCGACGAGCACCGACAAGAAATCACGGCACGACGAGCACCGGCCAGTGGCCCGTGCGGATCAGCCGGGTCGCCACCGACCCCGCGAACCGGTGCCCAGCCTGTTGCGACGCCCCGACCACCACCATGTCGGCCTGGCACCGGTCCGCCGAGTCGCGCAGGGTCGTGAACGGGTCGCCGAAGGTCTTCACGAACGTCACCGGCACGTCCAGTTCCTCTGCCGCGGCCTGCATCTGGGTGCGCAGCTCGGCGTGCAGGCCGGCCATCGCCTCGTGTTCGAAGGCCGAGGCGGCGGCCGGGCTCAGGGCGGCCAGGGAGGAGTGGCAGGCGACGAAGGTGATGACCAGGCGGGCGTTCTGGCGGCGGGCCAGGCCGAAGGCGAAGGCGGCGGCGCGCATGGCCGTGTCGGAGCCGTCCACGCCGGCCAGGATGGTCCTGGCCGACGGGGCCGGGCGGGGGCCGAAGTCGTCCTTCGTGGACTCGAAGGCGTTGGGGGAGGAGGACATCACGTCACCTCACCACGGCGGTGTCGGCGTCCTTCTGCTCCAGGTCGATGGTGGTGCGCAGGGTGATCGGCTTGAGCAGGAGGGCTGCGACGACGCCGA from Lentzea guizhouensis harbors:
- a CDS encoding alpha/beta hydrolase gives rise to the protein MSYAIDPELVPWLDMLPAVRFTDHEGLLAARAGQSELLAAMPTYEPANPIDVRDTTVPGPAGAPDVPVRIYTPTGTTEPVPGLLYVHGGGFIVGDLDMFHSSVLRMVDELGVVVVSVDYRLAPEHPFPAPVEDCYAALEWFAAKASELGVDPDRIGVAGESAGGGLSAGVALLARDRGGPALCFQLLGIPELDDRLDTESMRDYVDTPLWNRPNAIFSWASYLGGTTEVSPYAAPARATDLAGLPPAFVTVCQFDPLRDEGIEYARRLSHAGVQAELRLYPGTFHGSSLVENAQVSRRMFADEIEALRRGLGLTG
- a CDS encoding FecCD family ABC transporter permease: MSIVVEQRGLDPAPAGAVVDPRRRRLLGLVLLVVLLAAAAVLSLVVGARALSPAEVWQGMFGDPGTDQRLTEIALIIHTSRIPRTVLAVVAGLALGIAGALIQGHTRNPIADTGLLGVNAGASFAVVLAVYLFGLGNPLQYMWFAFLGAAASGVVVFGLSSLGRGAGNPLTLALAGQGVTIFLAAMTTAVALQDKASLDVLRFWNAGSVQGVGWNVIAVAAGFVGIGLLLALVNLPTLNLLNLGDDVARGLGVNIVTGRTVGVVAITLLAGAATAACGPIAFLGLMVAHIARWITGPDYRFLVPFAGLLGGIVLLLADIAGRLVVRPAELQAGIVVALLGAPFFAALVWLGKFRQA
- a CDS encoding GTP-binding protein translates to MRTPVTVLSGFLGAGKTTLLNHVLANRERRRVAVIVNDMSEVNIDAALVSGQGTLDRTTERLVELTNGCICCTLREDLLESVGELARSGRFDAILIESTGISEPMPVAATFEWTFEDGTSLSDHARLDTMVTLVDAAGFLRELRAGDRLDERELGAVEEDERTISDLLVDQVEFADLLVVNKTDLVTEAELAALDALLKRLNPAAERLHTRHGAINLDKVFDTGRYDPITAAQSPGWAQELAGTQTPETEEYGIRSVTYRADRPFHPGRLVTALETWDKPLRSKGFCHIATRPDVLAVWSQAGPNLTLEPGQLIEDEQPRQELVFIGVGLDLDEPRRRLDPALLTDAELADPATWAAFDDPLPPWSTEDLHAH
- a CDS encoding helix-turn-helix domain-containing protein, whose translation is MKGLLLRLSGLDADAENAVRVIGFFDRLITERAGLDALVHSTAELAGCPVGVSAPGQGLSLRAEPGAAVSAGPVPVRARVRALEGGARVWVARDGAPVPLDDMLLERFAIAAAVLLDHSSVPLPELGDPALVELVLSEGVGTAERSRALHLLGIGAATTLRVLAANGEVPGRSVVLGDVRAVLGVDVPAVDGVRVGVGPLVPAIEAARSWQGALKALRYTADTEPVVWWERLGGLALVADRVEVADIGALDDVRALDRLAAEPHGADTVAALDALCATGSVRKAAGVLHRHHSTMTARLARAESVLGFELDSAGGRFRLHLALLLRRLRDNSSS
- a CDS encoding GNAT family N-acetyltransferase, translated to MPEVTLREIEESDLDALFEFMRDPESVRMAAFTAADPDDRAAFDAHMRKVLGRTDVTNRAVLADGRFVGTVASFVVEGDLEVTYWIDRGTWGQGVASAALRLLLEVVPDRPVYGRVASDNAGSRRVLEKAGFEVVGTDAGFANGRQGEVEETIMRLS
- a CDS encoding CobW family GTP-binding protein; protein product: MAARVVLVAGFTQHDVADELWRASPDSVLVRHDLTALADGVVKRWVDGRLTVLELAHGCVSCTLRLDLVPLLESLDARVVVHLDPMLEPEAVCFALSGTEVRVEAVITVVDARTWLDDATGGETLDERGMKAAAEDERTVAQVVVGQAEFADALVLTEQPDAVTEAVLDRLNPLAPRQNLAKLDAGALLNDIPENARRGGFDDGFGSLLHGEPPRVPRHGVSLVCFSEKRPFHPMRLHKAVDVLLDGVVRTRGRVWVVSQPDEALWLESAGGGLRVGNLGAWPQGKSQELVVITTKDPRSITEALEAAVVTDEELALADELDFVDPFGEWHEEEV
- a CDS encoding universal stress protein, with the translated sequence MSSSPNAFESTKDDFGPRPAPSARTILAGVDGSDTAMRAAAFAFGLARRQNARLVITFVACHSSLAALSPAAASAFEHEAMAGLHAELRTQMQAAAEELDVPVTFVKTFGDPFTTLRDSADRCQADMVVVGASQQAGHRFAGSVATRLIRTGHWPVLVVP
- a CDS encoding alpha/beta fold hydrolase, translating into MELNRRGVFALGAALAAGTGVGAGTANAESAEAKHAEPSLPGFKHNYAQVNGVRLHYVTGGRGEPLVLLPGWPQTWWLYHKIMPALATKFRVIAVDLRGMGGSEKPQGGFDKKTMATDIRELVRHLGYGKVDVVGHDLGSMVAFAYAANFPDATNKVAFMDVLHPDESFYHIPLLPPPGGFSLWWFAFNQVLALPEQLLAGRFRHLIDWLFANTAFTPAAIDERSRQIYARSYNSPDAIRASNGWYQAFHQDIADGKTYAKLTPPVLGLASVSSYDQFLGALPNVANQFEVVGVDGSGHWLAEEQPDLVARALTEFFS